The Pyrus communis chromosome 2, drPyrComm1.1, whole genome shotgun sequence genome includes a window with the following:
- the LOC137726150 gene encoding dehydrodolichyl diphosphate synthase CPT3-like — MEKTSGNIATRLFWSIVSFLRRCLFLVISIRPIPRHIAFIMDGNRRFAKKRKMMDGDGHRVGFLALMSMLKYCYELGVTYVTVYAFSIDNFKRNPEEVQSLMDLMQEKIEGLIKEESIVNRYGVRVHFIGNLKLLSEPVRSAAERAMAATANNSRGVLSICIAYTSTDEIVHAVQESCEEKLYEISAMNASGAGYGLIKLGGNEEDERVKIVKLTDIEKHMHMAVAPDPDVLIRTSGETRLSNFLLWQSAFCYLYSPSVLWPEIGFRHFVWAILKFQSNYFYLERKRKQS; from the coding sequence ATGGAGAAAACCAGTGGCAATATAGCAACCCGCTTGTTTTGGAGCATAGTTAGTTTTTTGAGGAGATGTCTCTTTCTTGTAATATCTATTCGTCCCATACCACGTCACATTGCCTTCATCATGGATGGAAACAGAAGATTTGCTAAAAAGCGGAAGATGATGGATGGGGATGGACACAGGGTTGGGTTTTTGGCTTTGATGTCCATGCTCAAGTATTGTTATGAGTTGGGTGTGACATATGTAACGGTATACGCGTTTAGTATTGATAATTTCAAAAGGAATCCTGAAGAAGTTCAATCCTTGATGGACCTCATGCAGGAGAAGATCGAAGGGTTAATCAAAGAAGAAAGCATAGTGAATCGGTATGGAGTTAGGGTACATTTTATTGGGAACCTAAAGCTCTTGAGTGAACCTGTCAGGTCGGCAGCAGAGAGGGCTATGGCAGCCACGGCCAATAACTCCCGAGGAGTGCTGTCAATATGTATTGCCTACACTTCCACTGATGAGATTGTGCATGCTGTTCAAGAATCCTGTGAAGAAAAACTGTACGAGATTAGCGCGATGAATGCAAGTGGAGCTGGGTATGGTCTAATTAAACTTGGAGGCAATGAAGAGGATGAAAGGGTGAAGATTGTAAAATTGACAGATATTGAAAAACATATGCATATGGCGGTTGCACCAGACCCTGATGTTTTAATCCGTACTTCAGGTGAGACCCGGTTgagcaattttcttttgtggcAGAGTGCATTTTGTTATTTGTACTCTCCCTCGGTGCTCTGGCCTGAGATTGGTTTCCGTCATTTTGTTTGGGCGATCTTGAAATTTCAGTCCAACTATTTTTATCTTGAACGCAAAAGGAAACAGTCATAA
- the LOC137726975 gene encoding large ribosomal subunit protein uL6m-like: MEAKFFRFLKIVGVGYKARAEAEGRMLYLKLGYSHEVELTVPPAVRVFCFKNNVVCCTGIDKDRVHQFAAAVRSCKPPEVYKGKGIMYVDEVIKKKQGKKSK; this comes from the coding sequence ATGGAAGCCAAATTTTTTCGATTTCTTAAGATTGTGGGTGTGGGATACAAGGCCCGAGCGGAAGCCGAAGGACGCATGTTGTATCTGAAGTTGGGTTACAGTCATGAGGTAGAATTGACCGTTCCTCCTGCGGTTCGTGTTTTCTGCTTCAAGAACAACGTAGTTTGCTGCACCGGAATTGATAAAGATAGGGTGCACCAGTTTGCTGCTGCTGTTCGTAGTTGTAAGCCACCTGAAGTCTACAAGGGCAAGGGTATAATGTACGTCGATGAAGTTATCAAGAAAAAGCAAGGAAAGAAATCTAAGTGA